A region of the Polaribacter sp. L3A8 genome:
AACATACTTTTGGAAAGCAAACAAGTAGCCGCTTTAAATAAACAGAATACCGCTATGCTATTGTTTGCTTATTTTAATAACAATTGTCATCTATAAAAAGCTAGTATTGGTATATAAAATACCGTAAAACATCAATTATGTGGCAGCAAAAGCCTAAATAGTTTTACCTTTGGTTTACAGAGGGACACTCCAATAGTTCTCTATGAATTTTTCAGTTTTAGAATAGAATATTAAACCAATGTACAAGAATAAAAGAATAACCGTATTATCGCATATGCTCGTTTGGTTAACACTAATCTGTTTGCCTTATTTATTGTCTTACGGACAAGAACAAGATTTTAGTAGGGTAATTGCACATTTTTGGATTCCATTGTTCTTTTCTGCAATTATATTTTACCTCAATTATTTTGTGCTAATAGATCGTTTTTTGTTTCCTAAAAAAATGCTCTATTTTATTATCATCAATGCAGGAGCAATTGTTTGTTTTTTATATTTAAAAGAATATATAGAAGATAATTTCTTTAAAGACATCATTAAAAAAAGTGTTGCAGGTGTAGAACGAGTAAGACCACCATTTAAAATAGCAATCTACATACAAATACTATCATATCTAGCTCCCTTATTCTTTTCAATCGCTTTAAAATCTACAAAACGATGGATTAAAACAGAAGCAGAGCGTAAAGAAGCTGCTAATTTTAAATTAAAATCGGAGTTGCAGCATTTGCGTTATCAACTGCAACCACATTTCTTTTTTAACTCCTTAAATAATATTTATGCTTTGGTTGATATTTCGCCGGATCAGGCTAAAAAATCGATACATAGTTTAAGTAAGTTAATGCGTTATATGTTGTACGAAACAAATGAAGAATCCATTTCTTTATCTAAAGAAATGGATTTTATGAAAAAATATATCGATTTAATGAAACTACGTGTTTCTGATAAAACTAAAGTAAATTATCATTTTCCATCAGAAGAAACAGGGATAAAAATAGCCCCTTTATTATTTATATCATTAATAGAAAATGCTTTTAAACATGGCGTATCTGCAAGTAAACCAGGTACAATTGAAATCAACATGACTTGTAGTAATAAAAAAGTATTGTTTGTGATAGAAAATGAAAATTTTCCTAAAAAGATGGATGATAAGAGTGGCTCTGGCATTGGGATACCTAATATAGAAAAACGTTTAGAATTATTATATCCAAATAAAAATAGTTTTAAAACGGCTGTAACTAACAATCGTTTTGTAGCGGAATTAGAAATTGAAACGAACTAAATATGAGCAACTTAAAAATATCTTGTGTTATTGTAGATGATGAACCTATGGCACTTAATTTAGTGGAAAGTTATGTAGAAAAAACACCTTTTCTAGTGCTAAAAAAGAAGTGTAGTAGCGCCATTGAAGCCATGGAGTTTATTAAAAATGAGCCTGTAGATTTGTTGTTTTTAGACATTCAAATGCCCGATTTAACAGGTATTGAGTTTTCTAAAATGTTGCCTAAAGAAACTCGTGTTATTTTTACTACTGCTTTTGATCAATATGCATTAGAAGGTTTTAAAGTAGAAGCTTTAGATTACCTTTTAAAACCTTTTGATTATGCCGAGTTTCTAGCGGCAGCTAATAAAGCAAATACATGGTTTGAGTTGGTAAAAGGAAAACAACAAAAAGTGGTTTCTGAAGAAAAAGAGTTTCTTTTTGTAAAATCTGAATACAAACAATTGCGTATTAAATTGGCAGATGTCTTGTATTTTGAAGGCTTAAAAGACTATATAAAAATATGGGTAAAAGACAATCCGAAAGCTATTTTAACGCTTATGAGTTTAAAGTCTTTAGAAGAAGAATTACCAGAAACTCATTTTATGCGAGTGCACCGTTCTTTTATTGTTTCACTAAAAAATGTTGAAGTTATAGAGCGTAGTCAGATTATTATCAACAACCAACGTATTACTGTTTCTGAACAATACAAACCTAAGTTTTTGGAGTTTGTGAATAATAATTCTTTAAATAATTAAGAGTTTTTTAGTTTATCTATCTATCTATCTATCTATCTATCTATCTATCTATCTATCTAATTAATAGGTGAAAATGCTATGTTTGTCTATTTCATTTTATCAACCTAATGGTTAAAACTACTTTTGTGGCAACATAAAATCATAAATACAAAATCATGAAGAAAACCGTATTATCAGTCCTTTTAGTGGGTACAATGTTTAGTTGTAATAGTATTAAAAACATTGGGTCATCAACAAACATTCAGCAAGCTGCAACTTTATTAGGTTCTTTAAGTTCAAACTCTACTGTACAGCAAATTTCTAGTCTTTTTACTTTATTAGACACAAACAAAGATGAGGCTATTAGCTCTACAGAAGCTATTGGTTCTGTAGCAGAAAACTTTAATGTACTAGATACAGATAGTGATGCTAGCTTAAATCTTACTGAATTAACTGGTTTATTAGCTTTATTGAAATAATAGCTTAAATGTTAGTACTTAAAAAGGCATACTTTTAAAAGTATGCCTTTTTTTTGATATCAAATGAACAGAAACACTTTATAAAATAGTTTTAGTATCGTCTATAAAATCATGCTGTTTGTAGATAGAATTGAGGCATTTGTCTATCTGTTTAAAAAGTCATTAAACCGTGCTTATAATATACAGTCTTAGTAGTGTAACAAAGAAAGTTTAATTTAAAACATTAATATTATGAAAGCATTTATAAAATCATTTGTATTACCATCGTTATTTATTGTAGCTGTTGCAACAAGCGTTTCTGCACAGACACGTAGAACTACAACAACTAAAAAAACACCGGTAAAAACAACCAGAACCACCACAACAACAAGAACTACAACAACACCTAAAAAAAGTACTTCTAGTAAACGAATTGCAAGTAAAAATGTAACGTATAAAAAGCCAACAAAAAAAGTGGTTTCGGTAAGAAACGTACCTAATAGAACTGTTGTAAAACATAATAACCAAAATTACTATTATGCAAATAATAAGTATTACACACAATCTAGAGGTCGTTATATTGTTATAGCTCCAAAAATTGGCTTTAGAGTTAGAGTTTTACCAACAAACTATAAAAGAATTAGGTTTAATAATTACAACTATTATAATGTAAATGGTACTTTTTACATACATGTAAATAATGAATACGAGGTAGTAGAGCCAGAAGTAGGTACAGTTGTATATGAGTTACCAAATGATTATGAAAAAGTAGTAATAGATGGTCAAACGTATTACGAATACGCAAATATTTTATACGAAAAAGTTCAGGTAGATGGTACTAGAGCTTATGAAGTGGTAGGTGTTATAGATATGGATTAAGACCCATAAATTGATTCGAAAAAAGGAGTATAATTTTTAATGATACTCCTTTTTTTATGTTCTTAAAATAATAGACTCCACTAAAATAGATGAACTATTTTTTAGAATTGTTAAAATTAGAACTATTAGGCAATTCAAAAATTTCTAAATTAAAATAAGGAACAGAGGCAATTACATGATCAAAAATATCAGACATAATGTACTCGTAATTTTTCCAACGTTTGTCATTACTAAAAGCATAAATTTCTATAGGAATTCCTTGTGTTCCAGGAGCTAATTGACGTACCATAATCATCATGTCATTATTAGTACCAGAATGATTTTCTATATAAGTTTCTATATATTTTCTAAAAACACCAATATTGGTAAGGTTTCTACCATTTAAAAGCAATTCTTTATTGATGTTATTTTTTTGGTTATACTCATCAATATTAGCCTGACGTGTTTCTAAATAAGTGGTAATAGACTGGATTTTTTTCAAATTATTTACCTCCTTTGTCGATAAATGATGAATACTATCCATATTAATATTTAGCGATCTTTTTATTCGTCTACCATCAGCGTCTGTCATTCCTCTCCAGTTTTTAAAAGAATCAGAAATTAACGCATAAGTAGGAATTGTAGTAATTGTTTTATCAAAATTTTGAACCTTTACGGTAGATAAATTAATTTCGATAACATCTCCATCTGCTCCGTATTTTTCAAAGGTAATCCAATCTCCAATTCGTACCATATCATTAATAGAAACCTGAATACTTGCAACAAAACCTAAAATGGTATCCTTAAAAATTAAAAGAATAACTGCAGATGCAGCTCCAATAGTGGTAATAAATTTAATAAACTCGATGCCGGTAATTATTGCAAAGGCAGATAAGATTCCGAAAACCCAAGAAAAAATCATAAATACCTGTATGTAGCTATCTATGGGCTTGTCTTTTAAACGAGGTACTGTTTTTAGGTAGTCTTTAAGCGCATTTAAAACACTTCGTACAATCCAAAGTATTAGAACAATGGTAAATACTTCTAATCCTTTTTGAATGATGTTTTCAATATATTGAAAATCTATAAATACTAAAGGAGTAAATTCTAAAGCAAAAATTAACGGAATGATATGCGCTATATTTCTTGGTACTTTGTTTTTTACTAATAAATCATCAAAATTAGTTTTACTCTTAATAGCAAACTGTGTAAATAATTGTATTATAATTTTTTTAATGATAAAATCGATTAAAAAAGTAATAATTAATACGCCTGTTAGCAAAGTAAACATATTTATATATGTTGCTAGCGTAGTAGAAGTACCTGCTGTTACTAAATAATCGTATAATAGATGTTCAATTTTCATGTGTGTACAATTTTTAAAGAAAGTCTATTTGTTTTAAAATAGTATTCTTAATAATTAAAATGTATGACGTTGTTCATCGATAGAAGAAGCACTTAGTAATTGATTAAACAATTTAATACTATCAAAGTTTTGTGTAATTGCTGTAGCTACGGCAACACCAGAAATACCTGTTTCTAAAATAGCTGTAATATCATCTGTAATAATTTCTCCTTCACCAATTATTGGGGTTTCGGTTTTTAAAGCATCTAAAATAACCGTAAAACCATTTAAACCTAAAATAGTTGGTATATTTTCTTTTTCTGATGAAACTCTAAACGGACTTAAAGTAATATAATCTACTTTTTTACTAAGTAAGGTTTCACAATCTTGTAAGGTATTTGCAGTTGCACCTACAATTTGCCAAGTATACAAATGCTCTAAAGCTGTTGTTGCGCAAAAATCTATATTTTCTAAATGCACACCATCTGCTTTTACTTCTTTTGCTATTTTGTAATGATTGTTTAAAATTAACCTTGTTTGAAAGTGAGACGTAATTTCTCTAGCTTCTTTTGCTAATTTTAAATATTTTTTTTCAGAAACACCATTTATACGTAATTGTACTAATTCTGCACCAGATGAACACGCTTTCTGAATATTTTCTAAATGTTCTTTTGGAGAGTTTCCTTGAGATATGTAATGTAATTTAGGAATCATTGTGTGCGTTTTTATAATTGAGAATGATTAAAAAAAAGGTATTTGCTTAAGATTACTTAACAGATACTACTTTAGCAAATTGCATAAAATAATCTTCGAATCGTTTTAACATCGGATTCATTTTTTCTGAATACAATACATACTGGCATTTATGAATACTTTGTGTAATAGCCATTACTGCGGCATACGCTGTTTTTTCAACTAAAAACTCAGCATCATCAATATTAAAAATCTTTAATTGTGTGGTATTTAAACCTTCTAATAAAAGCAATT
Encoded here:
- a CDS encoding LytR/AlgR family response regulator transcription factor — translated: MSNLKISCVIVDDEPMALNLVESYVEKTPFLVLKKKCSSAIEAMEFIKNEPVDLLFLDIQMPDLTGIEFSKMLPKETRVIFTTAFDQYALEGFKVEALDYLLKPFDYAEFLAAANKANTWFELVKGKQQKVVSEEKEFLFVKSEYKQLRIKLADVLYFEGLKDYIKIWVKDNPKAILTLMSLKSLEEELPETHFMRVHRSFIVSLKNVEVIERSQIIINNQRITVSEQYKPKFLEFVNNNSLNN
- a CDS encoding thiamine phosphate synthase, with amino-acid sequence MIPKLHYISQGNSPKEHLENIQKACSSGAELVQLRINGVSEKKYLKLAKEAREITSHFQTRLILNNHYKIAKEVKADGVHLENIDFCATTALEHLYTWQIVGATANTLQDCETLLSKKVDYITLSPFRVSSEKENIPTILGLNGFTVILDALKTETPIIGEGEIITDDITAILETGISGVAVATAITQNFDSIKLFNQLLSASSIDEQRHTF
- a CDS encoding mechanosensitive ion channel family protein, with protein sequence MKIEHLLYDYLVTAGTSTTLATYINMFTLLTGVLIITFLIDFIIKKIIIQLFTQFAIKSKTNFDDLLVKNKVPRNIAHIIPLIFALEFTPLVFIDFQYIENIIQKGLEVFTIVLILWIVRSVLNALKDYLKTVPRLKDKPIDSYIQVFMIFSWVFGILSAFAIITGIEFIKFITTIGAASAVILLIFKDTILGFVASIQVSINDMVRIGDWITFEKYGADGDVIEINLSTVKVQNFDKTITTIPTYALISDSFKNWRGMTDADGRRIKRSLNINMDSIHHLSTKEVNNLKKIQSITTYLETRQANIDEYNQKNNINKELLLNGRNLTNIGVFRKYIETYIENHSGTNNDMMIMVRQLAPGTQGIPIEIYAFSNDKRWKNYEYIMSDIFDHVIASVPYFNLEIFELPNSSNFNNSKK
- a CDS encoding sensor histidine kinase, translated to MYKNKRITVLSHMLVWLTLICLPYLLSYGQEQDFSRVIAHFWIPLFFSAIIFYLNYFVLIDRFLFPKKMLYFIIINAGAIVCFLYLKEYIEDNFFKDIIKKSVAGVERVRPPFKIAIYIQILSYLAPLFFSIALKSTKRWIKTEAERKEAANFKLKSELQHLRYQLQPHFFFNSLNNIYALVDISPDQAKKSIHSLSKLMRYMLYETNEESISLSKEMDFMKKYIDLMKLRVSDKTKVNYHFPSEETGIKIAPLLFISLIENAFKHGVSASKPGTIEINMTCSNKKVLFVIENENFPKKMDDKSGSGIGIPNIEKRLELLYPNKNSFKTAVTNNRFVAELEIETN
- a CDS encoding DUF6515 family protein, which translates into the protein MKAFIKSFVLPSLFIVAVATSVSAQTRRTTTTKKTPVKTTRTTTTTRTTTTPKKSTSSKRIASKNVTYKKPTKKVVSVRNVPNRTVVKHNNQNYYYANNKYYTQSRGRYIVIAPKIGFRVRVLPTNYKRIRFNNYNYYNVNGTFYIHVNNEYEVVEPEVGTVVYELPNDYEKVVIDGQTYYEYANILYEKVQVDGTRAYEVVGVIDMD